Genomic window (Stenotrophomonas maltophilia):
CACCACATCGGTGTCCATGCCGGCCGGTGTATCGACGCTGGCGATCACCCGCGCGATGCGCTCCAGGTTGTCGGCATAGTCGGTGATCACCAGGGTGTTGTTGCCCGGGTTGGCGGTGATCGGATTGTCCGGGCTGATCATCGGCCGCAGCACCGCCACCAGCGCGGCCGCGTTCTCGTAGCGCAGCGCGAAGGTGCGCGTGGCGACCTCGCCCCCTGCACCACCGGTGCCGACGCGCCCTCCCAACAGCTTGGCCTCGGCCTGCGGCACCACCCGGCTGACGCCGCCGTTCTCGACCACCGCGAAGCCGCGCATGCGCAGCGCGCCCAGCAGCAGCTGGTAGGCCTGGGAACGGCTGACCGGGCCATCGGAGACCACCGTCATCTTGCCGGTCACCCGTGGGTCGACCAGGAACTGGCGGCCGGTGAACCGTGCTGCCATGCGCAACACACCACCGATATCGGTATCCACCAGGTTCAGCTGCACCGGCTCATCGCGGGTGTCCTGCGCCGCCACCGGCGTCGGCACGTGGGCCATGCCCACGATCAGGGCCAATGCAGTACTGCAGGCAAGGCTGCGCATCGCCCTCATGGATGGGCACCCGCAGTGGCCACCATCACGATGTTTCCGGAAATCCGTGCCGCCGGCATGTTCGCATCCCCTGTGCGTGTCAGTTGCAGCTGCTGCAGCTCGATGGCCGGGTCGGCCAGCAGCGGCAGCAGCCAGTTCCATAGCGCGTCGGCGGGCACCGCCTGCACCTGCAGGTGCCAGCGCCCGTCGCGCGCTTCGATATGCAGGCCGTCGGCGAGGCCTGCGGATCTGATTCCGTCCCGCAGGCTGGCCAGCGTCGGGTGCTCGCCCTGCGCCTGCTGTTGGCGCTCACGGGCGCGCAGCAGCGGCGCCAGTGCGCGGGACTGCGCCTGCAGCCGGGGCAGTTCGGCCTGCCAGTGCGCGTGCTGTTTCAGCAGGGGTTCCAGCCACA
Coding sequences:
- the gspM gene encoding type II secretion system protein GspM — translated: MTTRTLRLGGELAGLQQRWQRLPPRDRLMLWVMVVALLAAGLWMLWLEPLLKQHAHWQAELPRLQAQSRALAPLLRARERQQQAQGEHPTLASLRDGIRSAGLADGLHIEARDGRWHLQVQAVPADALWNWLLPLLADPAIELQQLQLTRTGDANMPAARISGNIVMVATAGAHP